The Solea senegalensis isolate Sse05_10M linkage group LG18, IFAPA_SoseM_1, whole genome shotgun sequence DNA segment tgtgtgtctgtgtgtgtgtgtgtctgtctgtctgtgtgtgtgtgtgtgtgtgtgtgtgtgtgtgtgtctgtgtgtgtgtgtgtgtgtgtgtgtgtgtgtgtgtgtgtgtgtgtctgtgtgtgtgtgtgtctgtctctgtgtgtgtgtgtgtgtgtgtgtgtgtgtgtgtgtgtgtgtgtgtgtgtgtagcttgtACTCCGAGCTCCTCTCCTCTGGCCTCCTGCAGCCTCTCGTCGCTCCAGTTGAAGGTCTGAAAGACAAAGTCGACAGCGAGAACTTTGTGACTCCGCATGGAATGAGCAGTGTCGTCAAACACTTCCTGTCCCAGTCGGGTAAGGCCCGCCCACCTGtctgtcacatgacatgaaaggtcacacagaggagTGCGAGGTCAACTCTGGACTCAagggccgtttctcaatatccatacttgtgtgcACTTAtgtgtacttgtgcgtacttgtgcgtacttgtgtgtacttgtgcgtacttgtgcgtacttgtgcgtacttgtgtgtacttgtgtactcccgtacatcgtcatcagcctcagtcccagttctgttccaattctcaagtaagcgaacagcgaggacggttctcaaacccggaagtgttctcgctccgcccatttttaccaagtatgtatcagaggtgacttaagcgtacttgggatggccatgtatcccagaatacatttcggcggagcatagcagcagataatagaaatataaatctgaaataaatatttttctgtgtcccggaacaaagttttaagatcatttgaggcgagaaattagtcttaagaattcaaacatgtggtttgtgtatgaagatatgacgtatttatagtttggcagcgacgtttgtcggaggtgatcagccacagatttgttgttgacgtgttattttgattttaatggaaacgttttgacctgacagtttgaaagtttgtatattgttaatgttttatttattttaactttgaattttagatttatactaaagtcgcacggtcattgtatctttatataaatataatatgtaaaatattagatatgtagagtagtatatatttttacacatcatatatacacatcatatatatatatatatatatatatatatatatatatatatatattttcatatgttcatttatcaacactgtaggtggcgctaatgaggctgcagccaccattcaaacagcagaacaatacatacaaacttgcatacttgagtactgagaaacagccacatacttgtgtactcctgtacttgtcaagtatatacttcccaagtaagcaagtacatacttacttacttgagtattgaaaACGGCCATGTTTTTTGTGCATCAGGAGCTGATTTGTTCTTCGAGCGTCACGTGACCGGCCTGTACCGCCGCGGTGCATCGTGGGAGGTGGAGAGGACGGCGGGAGCCAGTGAGATGTTTGACGCCGTTGTCCTGACGATGCCGGTCCCTCAGATCCTGCAGCTGCAGGGAGACGTGGGACAGCGTGAGTCtttgtgtgttcattcattcattcattcatttattctctgTGAGTACAGACAGTCAAATTCACTGATGTTGTGCATCTGCTGCAGTGATGTGTTTTCACCACACGGGGCAGAAGAAGGTTTAAATAAGatgctgtgacatcacacacacacacacacacaccagtatcAGCATGCTCACAGTGCtcttgatgatgatgtcatctttAGCTCCTCTGATTGGCTCAGAGGAGCCAGCACCCATTTCctctttactgtgtgtgtgtctgtgtccgtgtatgtctgtctttttgcctgtgtgtgtgtgtgtctgtgtgtgtatgtcctgtgtgtgtgtctgtctgtctgtgtatgtctgtctttttctgtgtgtgtgtgtgtctgtctgtctgtgtttttctgtgtgtgtgtgtgtctgtctgtctgtgtctgtgtttttctgtgtgtgtgtgttttctgtgtgtgtgtgcgcgcaagtgtctgtctgtgtgtgtgtgtgtgtgtgtctgtgtgtcgacaaacacttttaaaaacataataatctAAAATgcgatgttgtgttttttttgtgtactctGACAGTGAAACCTTGtgaagtaaaaatgtaataatacgTTTTTAAGGCAGTATTTAGTCAATACCTTCTATCCAAGTAGAACAAAGAGTTATAACAAATCTGAAATATCAACTATTCATACAAAATACTTAAAATTCCCAATTCCCCTCAAagaagttcattttaaaaccataaacAACATTTATCCCTCAAATGAATTTATGAAAAGtagatttaaatgtgtgatagaaaactgTTTTTGAATGTGGAAACAACAGAGCACGTGTTTTATGAATGTGAGAAGTGTCTCCACGACTTCATATCGTCCAGTTTTGGTCTTCTCACAATATTCAAATAATCCtcagaaacaaagacaaggagtttttctgtttcatgtttttattagtgTGTATACAAGAACAACAAAAGGCACTTACATACATTAAACGTGTGTATACACCCTTAGATTGACATGtttttagaaacaaacaacGATCACAGAAACATAATAGCtaagaagaaataataataataattattataataataataatgataataaaagaaaggggaaaaaaggggggtggggggtgacAAAAAAATCCATAAACAGTTGCCATTTATTGTAGAATTTGTTCAAGTTTCCCCTTCTTGAATATCTAATTCTCTCTAGTTTTAAAAAGGACATAGTCTCATTAATCCACTGTGTGCTGGAAGGAGCTGTTGTGGATTTccagtgaagaagaaaagatgtgtttttagtgaaTAATCTTATTATCCCAACATTTTACATACATAAATGTCTGTATGCCAGATCCCCCTGCTCTCGgctgctgtttgtctgttttagaATTGTGATTTATCTCCGTTACAATTCTGTTCATACTGTggaatgttgttgtgtttatgtgagtTTGTCATCATTCTTAtgttaaataaagctttaaaaaaaaacctggcccATTGACGCTTAATCTGAGCCtacatttcccagaatgcacctgggctaaccctgtgtgtgtgtgtgtgtgtgtgtgtgtgtgtgtgtgtgtcagtgctgtctgtccagcagagggagctccTGCAGGACGTGGTGTACTCGTCCCGCTTCGCCctcgctctcttcttctctccagaCGTTGTCTTCAGTTTTTCGTGGGCGGCTCGTTACGTTAGCGACAACGACTGCATCCGCTACGTCGCCGTGGAGACACGCAAACGCAACGCAGGTACACTCACCTGTgtcctctcacctgtgtgacctctcacctgtgtgtcctctcacctgtgtgtcccCTGTCCTCTTACCTTTGTGTCCTCTCAGACTGTCTGGGTCTCGGTCCGTCCCTCGTCGTCCACACCAGCGTCCAGTTCGGTGCGCAGCACGTGGAGCGAGACAAGGACGACGTCCAGCCAATCATCTTGCAGGAGTTGCACAAGCTCCTCCCTGATCTGCCTCAGCCAATGAGCATCAAGTGTCAGAAGTGGCGTTACTCCCAGGTGAGCGGTCACACCTGAGAAATCCTCTGAGTGAAGGGTGTGTCTGAAGGGTGTGTCCTCCCCCTCTCAGGTGCTGACCGCAGTGCGGGACAgtccaggtcacatgaccgTCCTCGAGCAGCCGCCACTCGTCTGTGCCGGCGACTCCTTCACTCACTCCAACTTTGACGGCTGCGTGGAGTCAGCACTGAGCGCGCTCAGAGCTCTGAAGGCCTCGCTGTGACACGCCCCCTACCTGCCGACCCCGGGGCTGAcatcaataatcaatattatttatatttaaggtGATTgatcttttaatttttaataaatttaTCAATGAAGTTtagttttctgtatttttttgtcgtaaatcaatagatttttttttacttaaaccAGGTTTATTTTAACCAAGCCTGGTTTAAGTAAAACAGAGTCCACACTTGGTGAAAGCTAAACCAGGGTTAACTTCAACCAAACCAGGTTCAGGTTAAACCAAGTTTAAATTACACCAGGATTGGTCGACTCAGGTTCAAACCGGTTGAAGTTGATGTTTAGTTTGAAGACAATCAGGGTAAACTTAAACCAAAAACCAGGTTTAACTTTTGACAAGTTTGGTTAAAGTTCAACTTGGTTCATGCAGGTTTAATTGTAATCAGGTTAAGTCTTAACCCAACTTGTTGAAAGATCAACCTGGGTGAACCTGAAAAACGTCAGGATTAACTTCAACCAAACCAGGTTtaaatggaaattattttaatttataaacCTTGTGTGGTTAACTTAAACCTAAATTAACCACACAAGGTTCAGCCTAAAGTTAATCCAGGTAAAACAGTTTGTCAGTAGGTTAGTGATGTTTAGCAGCAGTTAACTTATTAACCAGAGATGGTTTTATGTGAGAGGATGAATCAAAACATGATACTGCACTTTTTTTCCCGCGTGTCCCAGTTCTTCAGTGGAGCTGCAGCGGTGCATTGTGGGTgaaaagcgcacacacacacacacacacacacacagactgtttaTAAATAGTTTATTCACTTTACAgcgtttttatttcattataaaaCAAGGAGGGAATAAAAGACCAGGGGGAAGAGTCAGTTTAACACGTTTCCATGGTGATACAGGTTCACCTGGTCAAATCAACAACAATCGTGACGAACGGAAACACTTGAATCAATTGTCACACGTCTGTTTCCACGACGAccacctgttagcttagcattcaACATGTTAGTGTGAAAGCTGTTAGCTTTAACCTCAGGAAGTTAGCATTACAGCATTAGCTTTAGCGTGATAGCAAAGACATGTGACTTCACTACATTAGCATGAAAGCATGTCTGGAAAGTGATATGGGGCCTGTTAGCTTTAGCCTTAAGTGGGATGTTGGCATTGGCATGGGACCTGTTAGTTAAGTGCTAAGACTTTAACATGATAGCAAGACCTGGTACTTGTTAGCTTTAAGCCTGATGTTAGCATGACATGGATTCTGTTAACGTTAGCCTCAGAATGTTAGCATGACAAGGGTTCTGTTAGCCTCGGGATGTTAGCATGACATGGGTTCTGTTAGCCTCGGGATGTTAGCATGACATGGGTCGTGTTAGCTTCAGGATGTTAGCATAAATGTATCCAGAGTTTCACAGCTTTTTGTTCGTGAAATGAACGTGAACGTTAAAAACTAAACAGACTTTGCAGCGTTAAGGTGAGCTTAAACTGATAGCtagctgaaatgttttttttgtcaaccaAAAAAACGAGGACGGTGAAAGACCACGTCTGTCCACACGGTGTCCTCAGTGAGGCGGCGGAGAAACGTCACAGAAGATCTGACGAGTtttgaaatgtggaaaaaaactaTGACGCCCCCTTTCTTTGATGTTTCAGATTGAGGGAGGGGCTAATGTGAGCGCACCTGAGACAGGGCGTGCACAGAGACACGCTAACCTCACTGATCATGacaaaaagcttattttaattAACTTCTCCGACATGATGACGGCTGaactgctgccacctgctggtccgAGGACGACAGAGCTCTCACACAAACTCGTCGCTTTAATGCTCGGTGGTGGGCGCAGCCCGAGGCGTGGGACAGGACGGACTTGTCCCCGAGCTCCCAGAGTTTGGACGGAGTACTGATGTGATCTGATTGGTGGGTAAAGCTAATGGAGCCACAGcatggctccgcccacattcAGAGTGAATGAGCAGCGATATTTAAGGATCGGTCGAACGTCGGACTCGTGAGTGCGGCGTTACTGCGTGTGCAGGACCCGCTAGCTAGAGGACGCTGTCTTCAGTCTTTGTGTGTTCCGTCTTTTGTCGCATTTTCAAATGTCGCGTGAATGCGAAACAAATCTACGATGTTCGGCCTGGACGAACCCGGCGCTAAAAGAACGGCTTTTCCTGACGTCCTGTATAAAGTGCTAACCCCGCCCACCTGGTGTTAGCAGGAATGTTCTAACGTTAACGGGAAAATCAAAACATGTGAAAGTGATTGAACAGAAATTATGATTGACATCGTCACATTTGAACTAAAGCTTAAACAAAGTCTCTTTGTGCGCTAATCCAGACCGGACCAGGTCCAGACTGGTCTGAACTGAACTAGGAGGATTTTTGACAACTGACAACAAAAACTCGCTGACAAGGACAAAAAATCGAAACCCACTGACACCCTTATTTTGGACGTTATCGCACAAAGAGCCAATGACCAAATGCAAGACGTAGAGTTTCCTCGTCAGCAAGGAAAGGACAGTAGGACACATGGGGAGCCGGGATTTATCACTAAAGACATCTACTCAATATTCAAGTTTGACCCGGTCACTGTCCACTCGTCCGTCTTCTGTCCGTCAGGTGATTGTCCAGGTGTGCACCGAGGTGTGGGAGGGGCGTGTCTTATATTCTGATCTCAGTCTTATGGATCAGTTCTGGTCCGGTGGGTATAATCCCCGTCAGAGTGTGGGGGTTCATGTggatacaaatatatatgtatgtacatacatcctgtgtatatgtgtgtttgtgggtcaGACTTTTGTGATCTGGTCTCGGTCGTCCTCTTCAAAAGGCTCGTTCTCCGGGTCCGAGTCCGTTGTGTCGGAGTAGCGGTAGTGATCCGGTTCATTGTCGCTGACGTCCGGGGTCAACGAGGACGATGTGCTACTCGCGTCGCAGTTCCCGCCCTCCTCCACCGTCTTTGTGAAGAACAGCTTCACCTGAAAGGAGGGGCAAGACTGTCAGGGTCAAGAACCCACAGAACTCTCAGGACCTACAGAACCCTCTGAGCCTACAGAACTCTC contains these protein-coding regions:
- the rnls gene encoding renalase; translated protein: MSRVLIVGAGLTGSVCACLLRRELQSKVQIVVWDKARGSGGRMSTSRPPDPSSLSADLGAQYITATAAYAKSHSSLYSELLSSGLLQPLVAPVEGLKDKVDSENFVTPHGMSSVVKHFLSQSGADLFFERHVTGLYRRGASWEVERTAGASEMFDAVVLTMPVPQILQLQGDVGQLLSVQQRELLQDVVYSSRFALALFFSPDVVFSFSWAARYVSDNDCIRYVAVETRKRNADCLGLGPSLVVHTSVQFGAQHVERDKDDVQPIILQELHKLLPDLPQPMSIKCQKWRYSQVLTAVRDSPGHMTVLEQPPLVCAGDSFTHSNFDGCVESALSALRALKASL